GTCGTGCGACGCAACATTCGGGCGTGCAGCGCGGCAGCAGGGGTCGTCCCTCGGTTCGTTCGGGACACAGGCGATCCAACATCTTGCGGGTCCACAGGATTGTCACGCTAGATATGGCGTTAGCGTGCTTTTCGTGGCAGCTTGAGGCCCTGATGAAATCCGACTGAAGCGAAGTCCTGGGACCATGAAGTTCTCCCGCCTGCGCATTCTCGGCTTCAAGACTTTCGTGGAGCCGATGGAGTTCCTGATCGAGCCGGGCTTGACCGGCGTGGTCGGGCCGAATGGCTGCGGCAAGTCGAATCTGGTCGAGGCGCTGCGCTGGGTCATGGGCGAAAATTCGTTCAAGAACATGCGTGCCTCCGGCATGGACGACGTGATCTTTTCCGGATCGGGCGGCCGTCCCGCGCGCAACACGGCCGAGGTGACGCTGACCGTCGACAACAGCCAGCGCCTGGCGCCGGCCCAGTTCAACGATCACGACGTGCTCGAAGTGTCCCGCCGCATCGAGCGCGAGGCCGGCTCGATCTACAAGATCAACGGTCGCGAGGTGCGTGCCCGCGACGTGCAGATGCTGTTCGCCGACGCCTCCACCGGTGCCCGGTCGCCGGCGCTGGTCCGTCAGGGCCAGATCAGCGAAATCATCAATGCCAAACCGCAGGCGCGCCGGCGCATCCTGGAGGAGGCGGCCGGCATTGCCGGTCTCTACGCGCGCCGGCACGAGGCGGAGACCCGGCTGAGGGCGGCCGAAACCAATCTCGAGCGGCTCGAGGTGGTGCTCGCCCAGATCGAGGGCCAGCTCGACAACCTGAAGCGCCAGGCCCGCCAGGCGGTCCGTTATCGCGGGCTCTCGGCCGATATCCGCAAGGCCGAGGCGACGCTGGTCTTCCTCAAGTTCCGCGAAGCCGGGGAGGCGGTGCGCGAGGCCGGGCGGCTGGTCGAGCTGGAAACGCGGGTGGTCGCCGAGCGCACCACCGGCCAGGCGGAAGCCGCCAAGAACCAGGCCGTCGCGGCGCATCACCTGCCCGGCTTGCGCGACGAGGCGGCCAAGGCCGGCGCCGTGCTGCAGCGTCTGGTGCTGGCGCGCGACCAGCTCGACGGCGAAGAGCGCCGTGCCCGTGAGCGCATCGCCGAGCTCGAGCGCCGGGTTGCCCAGCTCGATGGCGATATCGCCCGCGAGAAGGCGCTGGGCGCCGATGCCGATGGCGTTCTCGCCCGGCTTGGAACCGAAGAGCAGGGCCTGCGCGAGGCGATGGACGGCGCCAAGGGCGCCGAGATCGAAGCCGGCGCCAAGGTCATAGCGGCGGAAATAACGCTTGGCGGCAGCGAGAAGGCCTTTTCCGAGGCGACCTCGGCCTTGGCCGAAGCGGTCGCCCGGCGCAATCAGCTGGAGCGCGCGATCCGCGACGTCTCCGAGCGGCTGGTGCGGCTGGAAGGCCAATTGGCCGAGATCGTCGACGAGACGGCGAAGCTGGAGGCGAGCTCCGATCATGCCGCCCGGCTCGAAAGCCTGAAGATGCAGTTGGAGGAGGCTTCCGCTGCGCTCGAGGAAGCGGAGGCGGAAGCGGTGTCGGCCGAACAGGCTCATGCCGGCGCCCGCAGCCAGGAGGGCGAGGCCCGTCGGCCGCTGGCCGATGCCGAGCGCCAGGTCCAGCATCTCGACACCGAGGTGCGCACCCTCGCCAAGGTGCTGAACGTCTCGCACAAGTCGGCCTGGCCGCCGGTGGTCGAGGCGATCCGGGTTGCCAAGGGTTATGAGACGGCGCTTGGCGCGGCGCTCGGCGACGATCTCGACGTGCCGACCGCGGCAGCCTCGCCGCAGCATTGGGGCGGCGCCGACGCGGCGGGCGATGCGGCTTTGCCCGACGGCGCCGAGCCGCTTTCCGCCCATGTCACGGCGCCGGCCGAGCTCAGCCGGCGCCTGGCGCAGATCGGCATCGTGCCGCGCGCCGACGGCGCGCGCCTCGCGGCCGGCC
This portion of the Phreatobacter stygius genome encodes:
- the smc gene encoding chromosome segregation protein SMC, coding for MKFSRLRILGFKTFVEPMEFLIEPGLTGVVGPNGCGKSNLVEALRWVMGENSFKNMRASGMDDVIFSGSGGRPARNTAEVTLTVDNSQRLAPAQFNDHDVLEVSRRIEREAGSIYKINGREVRARDVQMLFADASTGARSPALVRQGQISEIINAKPQARRRILEEAAGIAGLYARRHEAETRLRAAETNLERLEVVLAQIEGQLDNLKRQARQAVRYRGLSADIRKAEATLVFLKFREAGEAVREAGRLVELETRVVAERTTGQAEAAKNQAVAAHHLPGLRDEAAKAGAVLQRLVLARDQLDGEERRARERIAELERRVAQLDGDIAREKALGADADGVLARLGTEEQGLREAMDGAKGAEIEAGAKVIAAEITLGGSEKAFSEATSALAEAVARRNQLERAIRDVSERLVRLEGQLAEIVDETAKLEASSDHAARLESLKMQLEEASAALEEAEAEAVSAEQAHAGARSQEGEARRPLADAERQVQHLDTEVRTLAKVLNVSHKSAWPPVVEAIRVAKGYETALGAALGDDLDVPTAAASPQHWGGADAAGDAALPDGAEPLSAHVTAPAELSRRLAQIGIVPRADGARLAAGLKPGQRLVSKQGDLWRWDGFVVAANAPTAAARRLAERNRLGDIEKDLVAARATVVGLKATAEAAAAAVRRAATREQTARDGWRAAQRAADGLRDQLANAERAAASVTTRLAALVEARSRLSASIEEAAAVKADAARALENLGRTAHLETVLAESRTEVAQHRAVLAEARANAQGLAREAEMRGRRLGEIGSDRQAWLTRQANSGRQIADLDRRLAEARAEAQGLADAPDTFVEQRRALIGRIQDAETAQKAAADKLAAGETTLADADRAARSALDAMAGAREGLVRAEARLEAAQARLREIEQEITEKFEVQPMALPKIAEIAVDAQMPATRDLEDALERLKREREKLGGVNLRADDELTEVQAQFDGMIAERDDLVEAIKKLRAGIGSLNREGRERLLASFAIVNENFQRLFATLFGGGTAELQLVESDDPLEAGLDILAKPPGKKPQTLSLLSGGEQALTAIALIFAVFLTNPAPICVLDEVDAPLDDANVERYCDLLHDMTRTTQTRFVVITHNPITMSRMNRLFGVTMAERGISTLVSVDLDRAEHLIAAE